The following DNA comes from Rhipicephalus microplus isolate Deutch F79 chromosome 6, USDA_Rmic, whole genome shotgun sequence.
TTATCAGTTCTTCACATTTGCTGCATATTTTTTAACGAATGGAACGCTTTTATGCGTAGAAGTTGTGTGTTTTGCAGATTCAAAATCAGTTCATCAAGGTAAGAGTGCTGAAGAAGTCTTTTAAAGAAGCAATACAGAAGTGTGTATACAACTTCCGTACGGCAGCTCTTTTCTTGAACATACAACGTCCCCCCATACTGAAGTTCTCAAGTATATGCGTTTTAACAGCCACAAATCGCTTTCAAAGGACCCTCTAACACTTCAAAACATCGGTTCTGACCGCATGAACTCGTAGTGGCACTCGCCAGAACTGTTATGAAGGAATATGACGATGTAAGGAGCAGCCCTGTGATTGGACAAAAGTAACGTTAGATGCTGTCGTGGTGTTGCATCGAAGTAGGGAGTTTTTTTCTTTAGCATGGCTTCGCACTGATCGCGAAAAAACAAAGCTTTTCAACTTCTTCACCGTGTAAAGGCGGCCGAAGAATGCGCTACGGTAGAAATGCGCTGGGGACGCTCTTGATGCCGTtgtttgaaaagaaaacttgcaagAGCGTTGATATTAGGCGCGAGGCTGACCACTGGAGGAGCGAGCGCTGCAATCGttgtgacgtgcagggttggatgACGTGATCTCCCCTCACTCTGGCGAAGGAAAGCTAGGGCACTCTCACGGCCGCTGGCTGTGCCTCTTTCTCATCTCTCTTTCtgtgtgtttgtggttgttatttCGAGCTTATGTGGTTAAAATTAACACCGACCACAAATGCTCACACAAAAGTAGAACGTTCCATTCCGCTTGGGAGCCTCGTTCCAAACAAAAAATGAATGTGCACACAGTTCGAttatgtatattttaaaataGGACGTAGGTGTGCACAGGTGGAAGAAGTTGCCGTCATTACATTGAAGCACCCTCCCACCCTCCTCCTGGGCTATTCGTCCTCGTGTGTGCACACGACTGAACGGGTTTCCATCCACCAGTACCGTAGCCGGCTGTGTCACACCAAGCCCGTGCCATCCCCCTCTACCCCACACAAGTTTTGCCGTAGGTGGCAAAACTATCAAGCAAAATAACAGTCCAGCACACCTGCATGCCCGGGCCCAAATCCAAACTAGGTGGCGCTCACAGGGTCCCGCGCTTCTAGATTAAGTCTGTAGAACAAGCCCATAGCCACTGTCGCTTCCTCTCAATCTTGTTTTCATCTACGGGTGAAAATGCGttcagcttcgaaaactgattcatcttccaAGAGCTGCCTTGGAATATGACACAGCTCATGAATGaagctgaaaaaaaagaagatatctGGACACTGGCAACTTCAATGAAACACGAAATTGCCGTTTAGATCATGGTACGCAAGACCTCGCAGcgagcacgttaaagagcccgaAGTGTTACGGCTGGCTGATCACATTTTTTAAAATCACAATTTACCCCTTGTTAGAAGCTCTCGAACTGAACCAATCATTCCTAATTCATTTTAACCCATGTGTTGATCGATGGCAATCGATTGCGCAACATGTGGCCGCCATAGAAATTTAGCGCAATCAATATTAGGATCGTGCCGCAGAAAAAACGTTAAAATCTGAATGAGGCACGCGTGTGCATGATTCTCACGTTTGCCCGTAATTATAACAAAAAAGTGTCAGCTGTAAGAATGCTGGGCTGCTTCCCACAAAGTGGAGATTTCGCTTGCGCTGGGCTTCCTAGGGCTAAGTGCGCTAAACAAAAATGTAAATTCGCGCATGCTTACCAGGTCAACCGCAGCTCGTTATACATAGATGTATAAATACAAACCTAGAATAAATGAGGTAGAGTAGTCGCGTGCTTTTCTTGCGGCAAAGATAAGTTTCTTTTACGTTATGACCTATTCGATGCTTCATTGCGACACAGAATGGCTTGTTAGCTTTTACGGAGGAATCACGCTCGGCCCAAGTGGTGTTCATTTCGGTAGTCATTGCAGACGAGGTCGGCAGTCAGGCATTATGAAAAGCGCAACGCTTTCCCGGGGCAGTTATTCAGCACTCCGTCAAAATCAGAGAAGAAGCAGTATTTTACCAATTTAGTTGAGTGAAGCACCAGAAAATATTaataaaaaagggagacgcaAAAGTGGCTGCGGACGGAAGAGCAATCCGATTGCCTACTTCACAGGAATGTCTCCGCATTGTAGCGCCACGTTATGCGCTCGCGCGCAATATAGACGCCTTCACACAAATAAAGATCAGTGGAGCTAAACCGCTTTAGGGAAGGGTTGGAGAGCTTCCTTGTTTCACACATGCCATTCACTCTCCAAGTAGAAAATTATTAGAGAGTTTGGGAACTGGGGGCCCAAGACACTGGGTCCCCAAGCTTCGTTGCGTAGGTTGCTCTTGAGTTCGCAGGATAAGAAGAGATTGAGAACTGGGTCAAACACAGGCTGCACAGGGTCCAACGCAGGGGTGCCACCCGTGGCCAAATTCGAAATTATGCGAGACGTGGGCCATACGGCACAATGGCTCGTGCTGAGTCTGCTTCGTTTCGCTGGCGATTCAAGACACCTTGGTGCCCCACTTTTaagcactgtggaggctacagggccCCTAAGCGAATAGAAAGAGAAATTAGCCTTTCCACGTGTATATGCTCGCGCTAAGTCGTCTGCTCACCGTCTTCACGGCATCTGCTCGCCGGATTATGTATACACACTCATTGTAGGCAAGGCTGGCTTAATAACCTAAAAATACAGTAAAACTGTAAAAACAAACAGTCACGCCAGAAACATGAAGCATGAATTTGTAGCTCTGCATGCTGAAGATCGGTAGGAGCTCATGCCGGcggataacttcactttgtgCCCATTTCTCTCCGACACTTATAGTGGCTCTGCATAACTGCTTCTCCGTCGACGAGTCACATCGCGTCTCCCACTGCAATGCTTGTTTTCTCTCGCTTTTTGTTTCCATCGAAAGAGGATCCGACGGGCACGAAACGCTGTGCCATGTTGCATGTCCGATATTTGTAGATGCAGCGTTCTTGGTCTGGCGACGCAGCCCAAGCCCTGGCTCGGCGCATTAGTCTTAGCACGTGCGGCAAAGCAACCAGCGTATTTCCCTAATAACGACAACAcgtcctcatcatcatcagcctgactacgtccacggtaggacaaaagcctcttccatgttgcgccagtcaacttggtcttgtgcttggtgctgccaaattgattgattgatatgtgaagtttaacgtcccaaagccaccatatgattatgagatacgccgttgtggaagactccggaaatttctaccacctggggttcattatcgtgcccacaaatctgagcacacgggcctacaacatctccgcctccatcggaaatgcagccgccgaagccaagATTTGaaaccacgacctgcgggtcaccagccgagtccTTTAGCCACTAATCCACCGTGGCTGGGCTGCTGCTGCCAaattatacccgcaaacatctcatgcccacctaaccttctgtctcctcatAACCCTtctgctttctctgggaatccagttagttaccctttatgaccagcggttatcctgcctacatgctacacggccggcccatgtccatttcctcttcttgatttcaactatgatatccttaaccccggtttcttccctaatccactctgctctcttcttgtctccacACCTACCAGTTTGCTTTCCAATGCTAGCTGcgtagtcctcaatttaagctgaaccgccTTTGCaagtctccacgtttctgctccgcagctaagtaACGGCAAGAtgctgctgttatataccttcttcttgagggatagtgtcaATCTACCTGTGATGattcgagagtgcttgccaaatgtgctccacctcattcttattcttctagttactgcaGTCTCGCGGATCTGGTCCATGGTTAATACCTGTCCTAaacagacatagtcttttacaacttcaagtgcagtaTTGcgtatctcaaagcgctgttttcttccgaggttgttgtacgttaacttagttttctgcagattgattttaagacttacttttctgctctctttgtttaactccgtaatcatgagttgcaattcgacccctgagttactcagcaatgcaaagtcatTGACGAAGCACAGGTTGCGTCAGTACGTACCTGATGTTTTATCCTCAGAATAAGATGAAACAATACGACAGCACGTACCGGACGTTTTATCCTCAGAATAATATGAAACAAATCTATGGTGGGTTTCACCATTGATTTGTTGCTGTCAGCGCAGTGACCGTGTAGCAAGAGCAAGTTGGGATCGAAGCGGGCGGTCGCTTCTGCAAGGATGCTGCCGTGTTGATTTGCGAACGCAGTTACTGGGGGTAAGAGACAAAAGTAATTTCATGCGTACGAACTAAATGCGAACAATCAACCTAACACATAACGATTTGGCGTAACATACAACAAACAAGCGCCAAATTTAGTCAAACCGGTCAATCTTAAGGCACTCAATATATGTGAGACTACGTTTTTCTGCGCAAGTGTCTGGCTTTCCTACGCCCCAACGCTTTGGTAGTACTTAACCAAAAGGTTTTGAGCCTTAGGTCAGCACAAACGCAAGAGCCCAAGATTGGCTTGGGTTCTGCCCATGCGCCCTAATGCGTCGCAAGCTTCTTGGGTTCTTAAGCTCCTTGGAGACCCAATTCTCAAACTATTTGTTACCATCGTAACGGCATCCTCAAGACGCTGTAAATAACGGGAAATATGGCATGCAACCTTCCTTTGTGGTAGGGCTTTCTGTTCATTTCACTAAGCAGCCATCCGAATTCACAGAGTGCTGAAAGAAACATGGTCAGGTGGGCCCAAGACAATGAAGTCAACGGTGGACgttcattttattgtattttaatttttttttgtttgaataactTTCAACTTTGTGCCCCTATCGCGGCCGTTCTTGCGGTACTTATCCCTTAACTGCAGTGTACATAAGCAGCTAAAATAACAAGTAAAACACTTcatttgattgatgtgtgaggttgaacttcccaaaaccaccatatgattatgacagacgccgtagtggaggtctccagaaatttcgaccgcctggggttctttaacctgcacccaaatctgagaacacggggctacagcactttcgcctgcattgaaaatgctgtagaccaccatggtggggcaagAACATGTAAAACATTAGGACCGTGCAAAGTGTTGGAGGGCTCTTTTAAGAGATTAacatttttttgctttattgcagCCCTTTGCTTCAAAAGTAAGTGTAAAGCTATCTTTGTCTAAATATTCACGCTTCGGTAGTTATAAATGTCTCTATTTAGTGTTCTATGTTTATAGCACTTTGTGACTCAGAACCTGAAGTCATccaatttcattttcttttctttatctgCCAAGTCCGAGAGCGCCAGGCTATAAAAATTTCACAGACACCTCCACTGCAGTGTCTTctacaatcatatggtggttttgcggtGGTAAACTTCAAACATTGTAATATATTTTTATATTACAGCAGCCTTCTTATCTAGATGACGTACGTCTTTTTTTATGCAGCATACGAGTCTCAGTTTATGCGTTCCTAATAACAATCTTCCTGAAAAGCCAAGGCACATGCGTTGTTTTACGCGTGTGCCTTGGCTCTGCTGGAAGATATTGTCAGCTAAGAAAAGCACCGTTGCTAGTCCATTCATTCTATGGGTCTTTTCTCTCCCTTGTCCACCGTCTTTTTGATTGGTTAAGGTCATAGACCACAGCTCGTTTCCTGCTACACATTTGGCCTGACCTTGTAAAGTTTCAAGGCTGTTAAAGGGGCACTCACCTCACAGTGGTTGTTGTTGTCGTAGTCGGGGTAGTAGTACGGTATTTTATGCGCCTCGTGGGCCTCGGAGTGGTGGTGGTTGTCGGGTACGGCTCCTCGTCATCCGAGTACGCGTATTCCGGTTGCAGCTGGTAGTTGTGGTCGTAGTCCTGGTAAGACGGGTAGGTGGGCACTCGGGTAGGTGCCTGCGTGACCCTCTGCGTGGGCGGGTACCTGTTTTCGTACGTCTGTGTCACCGGCGCCCTCTGTGGGGTCACCAGCGCAGGGGGCGGGATCTGTGCGACGAGCGTCTGCTGCGACACCTGCTGTGTCCTCGGGTAGAAGCGAGCTTCTCGGTTTCGCCCACGGCTCGATGGCCGTACGCTCGAGTCGCTGAGAACCCTCTGCACGTCCGGCTGGGCAGCCGGCAGTTGCTCGCGCTGCTGGTCCTGCAGGAACGTTCGGAACTCGTTCTCATTATTGTAGTTCGCACCACTCGAGTACTGGTAACGGTCTCGAGGGTAAGTAACCAGAACGACGTCTTTGCGACCTCCCACTTCAGCATTGGCCAACGATTGAGCGCGCCCACCACCGTAGACGGACGGaacaatgacgtcatcttcgAGATGAGGGCTAGGGGCCGCAAGGATGGCCGTCTGGTCCCTCTTGAACACCTGGTCTGACTCCTTATCTTTCTGATCACCTGTGTTTCGGTAGAGTGGTTTGACGAACACGCTTAGCGAGTCTGGCTGTTTAGGTTCTGTCCGAGGTATGAACTTATCCGGCCGACCATTGTCGGAGCCAAGCACTTTCCCATCCGAGTTGACAAGCTGCGGCACGGCCTCGTCATACTGAGGCTGCTGCGGGTCATAGCTGTTAGACTTTGGCGCTGAGCTTTTGCGCGGCCCTTCGAGGCTAGACTCGACGGCATCGTCAGCAGTTTCAGTGCTGTCTTCCTCCTCTTCACtctcctcttcttcttcgtcttcttcgtgcTTGCTGTCGTCGTACAGTGTCTGATACTCTGGTGACTCAGTTGGCTGGTGTCGCGTCGATGGCGGAGCAGGTGTCGTCGTCCTCAGCGTCGTGGTTGTGCGCACTGTggttgtggtggtagtggtggttgGTCGACCTCGGAACCGCGTAGGTCTCGTTGTTTCGCCCCCAGATGATTTACGTGTTCCGCTGCGACGCTGGCTTCCCCCGAAAGTCTCCGGCTTCTTGGCTGGTGCAGGCGTCGCTTTCCTCGAGGCTGCACCAGACAAATCGAAAATACCATTTCGTGCATGCTGCGCCTAATCGCATGAGAAAACAAAGAACCAATATACACCCGCTTTTAATTTGCTGCGTAATGTGAGATCACTGAAAGTGCTGCAACGAAGTCGCAGTCCTAGAAGGAGACAAGTCCGCTTGTGTAAAAAGTAGCTCCAGTGACACGGCTACTCCATGTTCTCGAAGTTTTCATCTAATATTCTGTCATATCTACATGAAGCAGATATGACATTGCATAACCAGCGATTAGTCGACTGATTAGAGGTTACTTCAAACGAATATCACTGTGGTACATGTATGCGAAAATTTGATGAAAGCACTGCTTTTTGCAGACATCACAGTAACAGCTGCGCCACTGTTCATAAATTATATTGATACCAGAAGAAACGCTTGAGCGTTCAAGCCTCCTTTTACGTCGCGCAAGGGCGGAATGCCTAGTTAAAGAATTATATTTTGATATGAGCACACACTTGTCTCAAACACACAGAGTCAAGACGGGGTTGAGTGACACAGCGACGCCTGCACTTCAGAGTATGTGTTTTGTCTATTTGATTACCCTCCTCTATAATCGTTAATTTAAAGTGCGTTTGCATTCTTTTTTCCTACTCTTGTGTCAGTACGGCTAAACTCTCAAGTAGACACAGTTCGGCGATTCTATGTCAATCCCTGCGAACAGGAAAGAAGCGCGCCCTTTCTTCGGCTTTTGTCGCTTTTCTAAAGTTGGTGTTACACGATAATTTTCTAATCCCGATTACGTCCGACTCAATGATCCGCTAACTGTCTTTTGTAGTTTCTGTAAACAAACCAATTATTATGAGGACATGAGTGCCCGTGGGACGCCGGTATTTAAAGAAAAGTGCGTCATTTTTTTAGCCTCAAATGGCATGCTTGAACAGTGAAGTTTCATGACTCCAAGATTGTTTTTAGATTGTAAAGGTACCGTTGTTTTTAAAGCGTAACACGGTTTACACTAATGGGTACGACTGAGCGAGATTCAAAATGGACGACAATCACTTACCTCCGGAGCATTGCACGTTTCTTGGCCAGTCACATGTCTGCAGCTCGACGCTGAAGTAAAGGCCCCCGGTACAGCTCTCATGCAGAGCGTCcccaaacacgcacacaaaatacTTGCTGCAGTCTCCATCGTCTGCGTAGTAGCCAAACTGCTCCGGGCATTTGAACTCGTCGCTGGGCGCACCGTCTGCGAAACGAATGGATCCATCAGTGTTGGTATAAGCGGTGATAAACAGCTCGTGAAGATCATAAGAGTTCACCATGTGTCACGGCGAGCTtgatttttcattcttttttaagTTTTATTCATCCTCAGCCAGCCATGTCTTGCGAAATAGTTTTAAGGtgtgcaaacttcttaatttcattgCCACACCAAACACTCTGCCATACTCGGCTACAATTATCGTACTTTTGTATTGATTCAGATGCTCCGGCGAATGAGCCTTTAACTGTTGAACGCGTTACGTGATCTGCACATTACCACTTACGTTGACGAGTGTCCACCAACGCATCAGTCCCACTTGTTTTTGATGCACTGTGCCGCCTTCCATCTCCCAGTGTTACGCCTATCGCTCTTTCCATTACATCGTGAACTGCCTAGTCCCCAGCTTCCCGACTTCGCTATCCTCCCTCAGCTGTTGCCCCATACGTTAGATATGGCAAAATCCAAAAGTGGTGATTCGGCGCTATAGATCTGTTGGAATGCTTGTCGTAAGTTCTCCAGCAGACCTTTATTGTTCAGTAAACCTCTTACGCATGAGAAGGTTCCCCTTGCAACCTTTCAACAATTactctctctcaatatatatatatatatatatatatatatatatatatatatatatatatatatatatatatatatatatatatatatatatatatatatatatatatatttgttgaaATACcatggttcagctgacgctttattcaagcaacaacAAGATGGCGCCAATGACGAAGAGAAACA
Coding sequences within:
- the Cda5 gene encoding chitin deacetylase-like 5; translation: MAWITTAQLLVLLLACAAAPQHADGAPSDEFKCPEQFGYYADDGDCSKYFVCVFGDALHESCTGGLYFSVELQTCDWPRNVQCSGASRKATPAPAKKPETFGGSQRRSGTRKSSGGETTRPTRFRGRPTTTTTTTTVRTTTTLRTTTPAPPSTRHQPTESPEYQTLYDDSKHEEDEEEEESEEEEDSTETADDAVESSLEGPRKSSAPKSNSYDPQQPQYDEAVPQLVNSDGKVLGSDNGRPDKFIPRTEPKQPDSLSVFVKPLYRNTGDQKDKESDQVFKRDQTAILAAPSPHLEDDVIVPSVYGGGRAQSLANAEVGGRKDVVLVTYPRDRYQYSSGANYNNENEFRTFLQDQQREQLPAAQPDVQRVLSDSSVRPSSRGRNREARFYPRTQQVSQQTLVAQIPPPALVTPQRAPVTQTYENRYPPTQRVTQAPTRVPTYPSYQDYDHNYQLQPEYAYSDDEEPYPTTTTTPRPTRRIKYRTTTPTTTTTTTVRPVTRRAPPKGFSRPATRPPVPTTPASPPARPRNLYATPTPLETAGRCEARKCRLPDCHCGGAEIPGDLPPQETPQVVLLTFDDAVNDLNFDHYTEIFDTGRKNPNGCPIRGTFYVSHEWTDYGQVQTLYSKGHEMASHTVTHSFGEKFSKQQWFKEVAGQREILHLFGGVKLEDVRGMRAPFLQIGGNKMFEMLHEANFTYDSSMPVFENNPPFWPYTLDYAINHECMITPCPSKSFPGVWEVGMVMWIDLRGGRCSMGDACSNPADDEGVYKMLLKNFNRHYKSNRAPFNLFYHSAWFNTQHHKKGFLRFLDHILSKGDVWLLTNWQLIQWIRNPVPNSRINTFEPWQCAPKGDRPEPCHRPTVCNVPYQGGLRYMKTCQPCPDVYPWVGNTGFGSKGARRK